One window of the Amycolatopsis mediterranei genome contains the following:
- a CDS encoding glycoside hydrolase family 9 protein, with protein MRTSTTKAVARAAVALLVLGLTLVAPGVSAGAPAGKFNYGEALQKAVWFYDAQRSGALPAGNRVSWRGPSALADGKDVGLDLTGGFYDAGDHVKFGLPFEFSMTMLAWGALENRGAYQNSGQWSSLLSNLRWGDDWLIKAHPQPDVLYGQVGKGDDDHKWWGPAETMAMARPAYRIDDSCPGSDLAGEAAAQMAASSMVFQADDPTYAATLLTHAKQLYSFADNHRGVYSNCITDAQNFYKSWSGYQDELVWSAIWLYKATGDAGYLTKARAEYEKLSTEPQTTTRSYRWTLAWDDKSYGAYVLLAQLTHDPEYVADANRWLDWWTTGVNGQHVPYSPGGQAVLDQWGSLRYAANTAFVALTYADSLRTSDPTRATTYHDFGVRQIDYALGDNPRGASFEVGFGVNPPRNPHHRTAHGSWADNINEPAQSRHVLYGALVGGPSSPNDAYTDDRTNYTMNEVALDYNAGFTGALARLYGEYGGTPLAAFPPKESPDGPEILAQGALNQPDGGTFTEVKAYVINKSAWPARTFTGSLRYYFTLDGSTTPGQISVTSAYNQCDAPTLHQFSGAIYYVEVPCSGGVAPGGQSRYRKEVQFRISSTGTWAPGNDWSHTGLAPSGSAPADDPQLVLTQGAAVVWGSQPGQSTGDTTAPTAPTGVTATAGSTGVTLSWTAATDDVGVAGYDVLDSAGATIGSTTGTSYQVTGLTPGTAYTFSVRARDAAGNQSPPSSPVAVTTTTTGTGTGSLAVQQRGGSAATGNQIRTSLQIVNRGSTPVPLSSVTARYWFTGDAANPGYQVWCDYAVPGCGNVTVRVVKLGTPRPGADAYVEVGFTGGTLAAGATTGELQVRVAKADWSAFDQSDDYSYRTAASFTDLATATAYQSAALTWGTEP; from the coding sequence GTGCGTACTTCGACGACGAAGGCGGTGGCCCGCGCGGCCGTGGCGCTGCTCGTGCTCGGCCTGACCTTGGTGGCTCCGGGAGTGTCCGCAGGCGCTCCGGCCGGGAAGTTCAACTACGGCGAAGCACTGCAGAAGGCCGTCTGGTTCTACGACGCTCAGCGCTCCGGCGCGCTGCCCGCCGGCAACCGGGTCTCCTGGCGCGGCCCGTCCGCCCTCGCCGACGGCAAGGACGTCGGCCTCGACCTGACCGGCGGGTTCTACGACGCCGGTGACCACGTCAAGTTCGGGCTGCCGTTCGAGTTCAGCATGACCATGCTCGCCTGGGGCGCGCTGGAGAACCGCGGTGCCTACCAGAACTCCGGCCAGTGGTCGTCCCTGCTCTCGAACCTGCGCTGGGGCGACGACTGGCTGATCAAGGCGCACCCGCAACCCGACGTGCTCTACGGCCAGGTCGGCAAGGGCGACGACGACCACAAGTGGTGGGGCCCGGCCGAGACGATGGCGATGGCCCGGCCCGCCTACCGCATCGACGACTCCTGCCCCGGCTCGGACCTCGCCGGCGAGGCCGCCGCGCAGATGGCCGCGAGCTCGATGGTGTTCCAGGCCGACGACCCCACCTACGCGGCCACCCTGCTCACCCACGCCAAGCAGCTGTACTCGTTCGCCGACAACCACCGGGGCGTCTACTCGAACTGCATCACCGACGCCCAGAACTTCTACAAGTCCTGGAGCGGTTACCAGGACGAGCTGGTGTGGAGCGCGATCTGGCTTTACAAGGCCACCGGGGACGCCGGCTACCTGACCAAGGCGCGCGCCGAGTACGAGAAGCTGTCCACCGAGCCGCAGACCACCACCCGCTCCTACCGCTGGACGCTGGCCTGGGACGACAAGTCCTACGGCGCCTACGTCCTGCTCGCCCAGCTCACCCACGACCCCGAGTACGTCGCCGACGCCAACCGCTGGCTGGACTGGTGGACCACCGGCGTCAACGGCCAGCACGTGCCCTACTCTCCCGGCGGCCAGGCCGTGCTCGACCAGTGGGGCTCGCTGCGGTACGCGGCGAACACCGCGTTCGTGGCGCTCACCTACGCGGATTCGTTGCGCACCAGCGATCCCACGCGGGCGACCACGTACCACGACTTCGGCGTGCGGCAGATCGACTACGCGCTCGGCGACAACCCGCGCGGCGCGAGCTTCGAGGTCGGGTTCGGCGTCAATCCGCCCCGCAACCCGCACCACCGCACCGCGCACGGCTCCTGGGCCGACAACATCAACGAACCGGCGCAGAGCCGGCACGTCCTGTACGGCGCGCTCGTCGGCGGCCCGTCCTCGCCCAACGACGCGTACACGGACGATCGCACCAACTACACGATGAACGAGGTGGCCCTCGACTACAACGCCGGCTTCACCGGTGCCCTGGCCCGGCTCTACGGCGAGTACGGCGGCACGCCACTGGCCGCCTTCCCCCCGAAGGAAAGCCCCGACGGCCCCGAGATCCTGGCGCAAGGCGCGCTCAACCAGCCCGACGGCGGCACGTTCACCGAGGTCAAGGCGTACGTGATCAACAAGTCGGCGTGGCCGGCCCGCACGTTCACCGGTTCGCTGCGCTACTACTTCACCCTCGACGGCAGCACCACGCCGGGCCAGATCTCGGTGACTTCCGCGTACAACCAGTGCGACGCGCCCACCCTGCACCAGTTCTCCGGCGCGATCTACTACGTCGAGGTGCCGTGCTCCGGCGGCGTCGCCCCCGGCGGGCAGTCCCGCTACCGCAAGGAAGTGCAGTTCCGGATCAGCAGCACCGGCACCTGGGCACCCGGCAACGACTGGTCGCACACCGGCCTCGCCCCCAGCGGCAGCGCGCCCGCCGACGACCCGCAGCTCGTGCTCACGCAGGGCGCCGCGGTGGTGTGGGGCAGCCAGCCGGGACAGTCCACCGGCGACACCACCGCGCCGACCGCACCCACCGGGGTCACCGCCACCGCCGGCAGCACCGGCGTCACCCTCAGCTGGACGGCCGCCACCGACGACGTCGGCGTCGCCGGTTACGACGTGCTCGACTCGGCAGGCGCGACGATCGGCAGCACCACGGGCACCAGCTACCAGGTCACCGGCCTCACGCCCGGCACCGCGTACACGTTCTCGGTCCGCGCTCGCGACGCCGCCGGCAACCAGTCGCCGCCCAGCAGCCCGGTTGCGGTCACCACCACGACCACCGGCACCGGCACCGGCTCGCTCGCGGTGCAGCAGCGCGGCGGCAGTGCCGCGACCGGCAACCAGATCCGCACCAGCCTCCAGATCGTCAACCGGGGCAGCACGCCGGTACCGCTGAGCAGCGTCACCGCGCGCTATTGGTTCACCGGCGACGCCGCCAACCCGGGCTACCAGGTCTGGTGCGACTACGCGGTTCCCGGCTGCGGCAACGTCACCGTGCGCGTCGTGAAGCTCGGCACGCCGCGCCCGGGCGCCGATGCCTACGTCGAGGTCGGCTTCACCGGCGGCACCCTCGCCGCCGGCGCGACCACCGGCGAGCTCCAGGTCCGGGTGGCCAAAGCGGACTGGTCCGCCTTCGACCAGTCCGACGACTACAGCTACCGCACCGCCGCGTCCTTCACCGACCTCGCCACCGCCACCGCCTACCAGTCCGCCGCCCTGACCTGGGGTACCGAACCCTGA
- a CDS encoding RICIN domain-containing protein — protein MRTKLRPGRLASLAAAVLVVAFPLVPAAAGHAAAGESMTVDLASAHGPSTGVGEGFLYGISQDGTQPADQYLQPLGITAFRGGGWFSGGWIRDNYQNGSATKADLNSIIAQAKRLTQPPYHAQYQVLVSDIYGANGGQPSNTMYPCDNGNCANWISFIDATVGALQGTGLKFAYDIWNEPDISAFWTRGVSSPQYFQMWDTAYREIRRLAPGALIVGPSLAFTPDQNPGEWNAFLSHAKAAGTVPDEITNHDEGDGDDPVQVGQSITRYLSNNGLSPIPLSANEYQPADRQTAGVTAWYLARFAQSNYVNAMRGNWVCCVTPNLTGVLTQSGGTWLPTGHWWALRDYADMTGTLVNTSGQVGSTAISAAKDSAAGRAVAVIGDEKGYTGPASVAFTGLSSVPWLAGNGSVKVVVQRIPDQAPLSAPQVVFSQNVNASGGSVTIPFTFQAAHDAFAIYLTPTGPTSGNTVTVTSPGDQTGTAGTAIGGVQIHATDSAAGQSLAYAATGLPPGLSINASSGLITGTPAAGGSYGVTVSATDTTGASGTVTFTWTISGGTGGFPGGDHTLVTVSGNLCLDVYGNSSTSGAVIDQWTCNGQSNQQFQFVAADGGYGELRARNSGQDVSVSGSSTAQGVPDIVQQPANTSAGSLWLPQQQSDGSWQFKNRNSGLCLDVYGASGTAGQQLDQWPCKNAPGTNQDFSAR, from the coding sequence ATGAGGACGAAACTCCGGCCGGGACGCCTGGCTTCGCTGGCCGCGGCGGTTCTGGTGGTGGCGTTCCCGCTGGTACCCGCGGCAGCGGGGCACGCGGCCGCGGGTGAGTCGATGACGGTGGACCTCGCGTCGGCGCACGGGCCGTCGACCGGGGTCGGCGAGGGGTTCCTGTACGGCATCAGCCAGGACGGCACGCAGCCGGCGGACCAGTACCTGCAGCCACTGGGCATCACGGCCTTCCGCGGCGGTGGCTGGTTCTCCGGCGGCTGGATCAGGGACAACTACCAGAACGGCAGCGCCACCAAGGCCGACCTGAACTCGATCATCGCGCAGGCGAAGCGGCTGACCCAGCCGCCCTACCACGCCCAGTACCAGGTGCTGGTCAGCGACATCTACGGGGCGAACGGCGGCCAGCCGTCGAACACGATGTACCCGTGCGACAACGGGAACTGCGCGAACTGGATCAGTTTCATCGACGCCACCGTGGGAGCCCTGCAGGGAACGGGCTTGAAGTTCGCCTACGACATCTGGAACGAGCCGGACATCTCCGCGTTCTGGACGCGCGGGGTGTCCAGCCCGCAGTACTTCCAGATGTGGGACACCGCCTACCGGGAGATCCGCCGGCTCGCGCCGGGCGCGCTGATCGTGGGCCCGTCGCTGGCGTTCACGCCGGATCAGAACCCGGGGGAGTGGAACGCCTTCCTGTCGCACGCCAAGGCGGCCGGCACCGTGCCGGACGAGATCACCAACCACGACGAGGGCGACGGGGACGACCCGGTGCAGGTCGGCCAGTCGATCACCCGGTACCTCTCGAACAACGGGCTTTCGCCGATCCCGTTGTCCGCCAACGAATACCAGCCGGCCGACCGGCAGACCGCCGGGGTGACGGCCTGGTACCTGGCGCGCTTCGCGCAGTCGAACTACGTCAACGCGATGCGGGGCAACTGGGTCTGCTGCGTGACCCCGAACCTGACCGGAGTCCTCACCCAGAGCGGGGGGACCTGGCTGCCGACCGGCCATTGGTGGGCGCTTCGCGACTACGCGGACATGACCGGCACGCTGGTGAACACCTCCGGCCAGGTCGGCTCCACGGCGATCTCGGCGGCCAAGGACAGTGCGGCCGGCCGCGCCGTCGCCGTCATCGGTGACGAGAAGGGGTACACCGGCCCCGCGTCGGTCGCCTTCACCGGGCTTTCCTCGGTGCCGTGGCTGGCCGGCAACGGCAGCGTCAAGGTCGTGGTGCAGCGCATCCCCGACCAGGCACCGCTGAGCGCACCGCAGGTCGTCTTCAGCCAGAACGTGAACGCTTCCGGCGGCTCGGTGACGATCCCGTTCACCTTCCAGGCCGCGCACGACGCCTTCGCGATCTACCTGACGCCGACGGGCCCGACGAGCGGCAACACCGTCACCGTCACCAGTCCCGGCGATCAGACCGGGACCGCCGGGACGGCGATCGGCGGCGTGCAGATCCACGCCACCGACTCGGCGGCCGGGCAGAGCCTGGCCTACGCGGCCACCGGCCTCCCGCCGGGGCTGTCGATCAACGCCTCCTCCGGCCTGATCACCGGCACCCCGGCGGCGGGCGGCAGTTACGGCGTGACGGTCTCCGCCACCGACACCACCGGCGCGTCCGGGACGGTGACGTTCACCTGGACGATCTCCGGCGGCACGGGCGGTTTCCCGGGCGGCGACCACACGCTGGTGACCGTGAGCGGCAACCTGTGCCTGGACGTCTACGGCAACTCGAGCACCTCCGGTGCCGTCATCGACCAGTGGACCTGCAACGGGCAGAGCAACCAGCAGTTCCAGTTCGTCGCGGCGGACGGCGGCTACGGCGAGCTGCGGGCGCGCAACTCCGGCCAGGACGTCTCGGTGTCCGGCAGCTCGACCGCGCAAGGCGTCCCGGACATCGTCCAGCAGCCGGCGAACACCTCCGCCGGAAGCCTCTGGCTACCGCAGCAGCAGTCCGACGGCAGCTGGCAGTTCAAGAACCGGAACAGCGGCCTGTGCCTGGACGTCTACGGCGCCAGCGGTACCGCGGGCCAGCAGCTGGACCAGTGGCCGTGCAAGAACGCCCCCGGCACCAACCAGGACTTCTCCGCACGCTGA
- a CDS encoding RICIN domain-containing protein, whose translation MSSSPHRLPRERANRPLALLAVLLAVVAGLLVPAARAHAAVNTFTLGATRYDTDGRALQLHGMGIVQVGTTWYGFGEDKTGQTTANTAFQDIPCYTSTDLANWTHQGTALAKQGSGDLGPNRIVERPKVLYNAATKMFVMYLHIDNTSYSDQRVGVATSPTPCGPYTYRGSFQPLGNQSRDIGLFQDTDGSAYLLSENAGRSLRIYRLSADYTTVASAVATLPNYESPAVLKVGGTYYLLASHLTGWATNDNVYATASSMAGPWSAFRNFAAAGTNTYNSQTANIITVQGSSATTYIYAGDRWTGNAMGTSPLIWLPLTIRGTTVNLGQYPSWSLDTDAGTWSANSGLPSAGTHVLKNANSGMVMDASGASTATGGKIIQWPAHGGANQQWRLTKVSDNVFTVVNVNSGLCLDVPDGSTANGVQLQQWTCTGGAGQQWAADLVGSLTGSQYVLENVGSGLVIGVAGSSTASGAQVSQLGGTGASSQVWTVS comes from the coding sequence ATGTCCAGCTCACCGCACCGGTTACCGAGGGAACGGGCGAACCGGCCGCTCGCTCTGCTCGCCGTCCTGCTCGCCGTCGTGGCCGGCCTGCTGGTGCCCGCGGCACGGGCGCACGCGGCGGTGAACACGTTCACCCTCGGCGCCACGCGGTACGACACCGACGGCCGGGCGCTGCAGCTGCACGGCATGGGCATCGTGCAGGTCGGCACCACCTGGTACGGCTTCGGCGAGGACAAGACCGGCCAGACCACGGCGAACACCGCCTTCCAGGACATCCCCTGCTACACCTCGACCGATCTGGCGAACTGGACCCACCAGGGAACCGCGCTGGCGAAACAGGGCAGTGGCGACCTCGGGCCGAACCGGATCGTGGAACGGCCCAAGGTGCTCTACAACGCCGCCACGAAGATGTTCGTGATGTACCTGCACATCGACAACACGAGCTACTCCGACCAGCGGGTCGGCGTGGCGACCAGCCCCACGCCCTGCGGGCCTTACACCTACCGGGGCAGCTTCCAGCCGCTGGGCAACCAGAGCCGTGACATCGGCTTGTTCCAGGACACCGACGGGTCGGCGTACCTGCTGAGCGAGAACGCCGGCCGCAGCCTCCGCATCTACCGGCTGTCCGCGGACTACACGACGGTGGCGAGCGCGGTGGCGACGCTGCCCAACTACGAGTCCCCGGCCGTGCTCAAGGTCGGCGGGACGTACTACCTGCTGGCGTCCCACCTGACCGGGTGGGCCACCAACGACAACGTGTACGCGACCGCGTCGTCGATGGCCGGTCCGTGGTCGGCGTTCCGGAACTTCGCAGCGGCGGGCACGAACACCTACAACAGCCAGACCGCGAACATCATCACGGTCCAGGGCAGCTCGGCGACCACCTACATCTACGCGGGCGACCGCTGGACGGGCAACGCCATGGGCACTTCGCCGCTGATCTGGCTGCCGCTCACGATCCGCGGCACGACGGTCAACCTCGGCCAGTACCCGAGCTGGAGCCTCGACACCGACGCGGGAACGTGGTCGGCGAATTCGGGGCTGCCCAGTGCCGGCACGCACGTGCTGAAGAACGCCAACAGCGGAATGGTCATGGACGCTTCGGGCGCCTCCACGGCGACCGGCGGCAAGATCATCCAGTGGCCGGCGCACGGGGGCGCCAACCAGCAGTGGCGGCTGACGAAGGTGTCCGACAACGTCTTCACGGTGGTCAACGTCAACAGCGGGCTGTGCCTCGACGTCCCGGACGGGTCGACGGCGAACGGCGTCCAGCTGCAGCAGTGGACCTGCACCGGCGGCGCCGGCCAGCAGTGGGCCGCGGACCTGGTGGGCAGCCTCACCGGCAGTCAGTACGTGCTGGAGAACGTCGGCAGCGGCTTGGTGATCGGGGTGGCCGGGTCGTCCACCGCGAGCGGTGCGCAAGTCAGCCAGCTCGGCGGGACGGGCGCTTCGAGCCAGGTGTGGACGGTCTCTTGA